The following are from one region of the Actinopolyspora halophila DSM 43834 genome:
- a CDS encoding segregation and condensation protein A, protein MSEARIAEGETSQELPELADAQESPGGRFTVRLENFEGPFDLLLQLISQHQLDVTEVALHRVTDDFIAYTKELGQRSDLDETSEFLVVAATLLDLKAARLVPAAEVEDEEDLALLEARDLLFARLLQYRAYKRVAELFRQLEAGALRRYPRAVSLEQRYLDLMPEVVLGVDADGLAEVAAAVFRPAPPPEVSLEHLHQHQVSVREHAAVLRVMLAERGSARFAEVVRDCTATIEVIARFLALLELFRETVVMFEQSAPLDELLVRWVGGSAEEARSVAVEERESAEEEDYG, encoded by the coding sequence GTGAGCGAGGCACGAATCGCTGAGGGAGAGACGTCGCAGGAGCTTCCCGAGCTCGCGGACGCGCAGGAGTCCCCCGGCGGACGTTTCACGGTGCGGCTCGAGAATTTCGAGGGTCCCTTCGATCTGCTGTTGCAGCTCATCTCGCAGCACCAGCTCGACGTCACCGAGGTGGCGCTGCACCGCGTGACCGATGACTTCATCGCCTACACCAAGGAACTGGGGCAGCGTTCCGATCTCGACGAGACGAGCGAGTTTCTCGTGGTCGCGGCCACCCTGCTCGATCTCAAAGCGGCTCGGCTGGTTCCGGCTGCCGAGGTCGAGGACGAGGAGGACCTGGCGTTGTTGGAGGCGCGGGACCTCCTGTTCGCGCGGTTGCTGCAGTACCGGGCCTACAAACGGGTGGCCGAGTTGTTCAGACAACTGGAGGCCGGTGCGCTGCGCAGGTATCCTCGTGCGGTTTCGCTGGAGCAGCGTTATCTCGACCTGATGCCGGAAGTGGTGCTCGGTGTCGACGCGGACGGGCTCGCCGAGGTGGCGGCGGCGGTGTTCCGCCCCGCTCCCCCGCCGGAGGTTTCGCTCGAGCATCTGCACCAGCACCAGGTGTCGGTGCGCGAACACGCTGCCGTACTGCGCGTGATGCTCGCCGAACGGGGCAGCGCGCGTTTCGCGGAAGTGGTTCGGGACTGCACGGCCACCATCGAGGTGATCGCGCGGTTCCTGGCCCTGCTCGAGTTGTTCCGGGAAACCGTTGTGATGTTCGAACAGTCCGCTCCGCTGGACGAGCTGCTGGTGCGCTGGGTGGGGGGCAGCGCGGAGGAGGCCCGCTCGGTCGCGGTGGAGGAGCGGGAGAGTGCGGAGGAAGAGGATTACGGGTGA
- the scpB gene encoding SMC-Scp complex subunit ScpB has translation MSEEERTGASGVPEEDVSRGGTEGGSANAAGKGGEWPDLSSADALGAALEALLLVVDVPAGEELLAETVDQPVERVREALCGLADRYTAAGSGIDLRKVGEGWRFYTRDVYAPVVERYLLDGQRAKLTKAALETLAVVAYRQPVTRSKVAAVRGVNVDGVIRTLLARGLIHEAGTDPESGGTAYCTTELFLERLGLSSLRDLPPLAPLLPEVDAIDDVSET, from the coding sequence GTGAGTGAAGAGGAGCGAACCGGTGCCTCCGGCGTTCCGGAGGAGGACGTGTCCCGCGGCGGGACGGAAGGCGGTTCCGCGAATGCCGCCGGGAAGGGCGGTGAGTGGCCCGACCTGAGCTCCGCGGACGCCCTCGGAGCGGCTTTGGAGGCGTTGCTGCTGGTCGTGGACGTTCCGGCCGGGGAAGAGCTGCTGGCCGAGACCGTGGACCAGCCCGTGGAACGGGTTCGGGAGGCGCTGTGCGGGCTCGCCGACAGGTACACGGCGGCGGGCAGCGGGATCGACCTGCGCAAAGTCGGCGAGGGGTGGAGATTCTACACTCGTGACGTCTACGCGCCCGTGGTGGAGCGTTATCTGCTCGACGGGCAACGTGCGAAGCTCACCAAGGCAGCCCTGGAAACCCTCGCCGTGGTCGCCTACCGGCAACCGGTGACTCGCTCGAAGGTGGCTGCCGTGCGCGGTGTTAACGTGGACGGGGTAATACGTACTCTGTTGGCGCGTGGACTCATCCACGAGGCCGGTACGGATCCCGAATCAGGCGGCACCGCTTACTGTACGACCGAGTTGTTCCTCGAACGGCTCGGTTTGTCCTCGTTGCGGGATCTGCCGCCGTTGGCCCCGTTGTTGCCCGAAGTGGATGCGATCGATGATGTCTCAGAAACGTGA
- a CDS encoding pseudouridine synthase, producing MSQKRDSTGSNTSTREGGEAGVRLQKVLSQAGVASRRAAEEMINEGRVEVDGAPVTALGTRVDPSSSVIHVDGTRIVVDQEATHLLLNKPAGILSTMSDEQERPCIGDYLPKRNGKLFHIGRLDFNTEGLLLISNDGELANRLMHPSYQVPKTYLVELQGPIPKDLGRTVKDGIQLEDGLARVDSFKMIDRNDSGTRTMVQVVLHEGRKRIVRRLFKEAGYPVQRLVRTGIGSVRLTNERPGAIRPLDNKELGSLYRAVGL from the coding sequence ATGTCTCAGAAACGTGATTCGACAGGCTCGAACACCAGTACCCGAGAAGGTGGAGAGGCCGGTGTTCGGCTGCAGAAGGTGTTGTCGCAGGCCGGGGTCGCTTCCCGGCGAGCGGCCGAGGAAATGATCAACGAGGGGCGCGTGGAAGTCGACGGCGCCCCCGTGACCGCCCTCGGAACCCGGGTGGATCCCTCCAGCTCGGTGATTCACGTGGACGGCACGAGGATCGTGGTCGACCAGGAGGCCACGCACCTGCTGCTGAACAAACCCGCCGGAATCCTGTCCACGATGTCCGACGAGCAGGAGCGTCCCTGCATAGGTGACTACCTGCCCAAGCGGAACGGGAAGCTGTTCCACATCGGCCGTCTGGACTTCAACACCGAGGGGTTGCTGCTGATCAGCAACGACGGGGAGCTGGCCAATCGGCTCATGCACCCCTCCTACCAGGTGCCCAAGACCTACCTCGTCGAGCTGCAGGGGCCGATCCCCAAGGACCTGGGGCGCACGGTCAAGGACGGTATTCAGCTCGAGGACGGGTTGGCCCGGGTCGACTCCTTCAAGATGATCGACCGCAACGACAGCGGAACACGCACCATGGTTCAGGTCGTGCTGCACGAAGGGCGCAAACGCATCGTGCGCCGCTTGTTCAAGGAAGCGGGATACCCGGTGCAGCGGCTGGTCCGCACGGGTATCGGCTCGGTGCGCCTGACCAACGAACGTCCGGGGGCGATTCGTCCGCTGGACAACAAGGAGCTCGGATCGCTGTACCGCGCGGTGGGCCTGTGA
- a CDS encoding cation:proton antiporter: MQHTASALIELGAVFFGLGILGRLAWRIGVSPVPLYLIGGLAFGQGGVIPLTGIEPFTDLASEIGVVLLLLLLGLEYSAGELVTGLRRSWSAGLIDVALNATPGALVAVMLGWGPTAAVVLAGVTYISSSGIIAKVLGDLGRLGNRETPVVLSILVFEDLAMAVYLPILTALLAGVGLVGGLGTVGVSILTVSLVLVLALRYGRYVSALVDSQDPEVFLLRLLGAALLVAGVASQLQVSAAVGAFLLGIAISGSTATNATRMLTPLRDLFAAVFFVVFGLNTDPSAIPPVLPFALLLVVLTTTTKFVTGWLAARKQGIRRMGRARAGAALIARGEFSIVIAGLAVGSGAVTGQLAALSTTYVLLMAVIGPVAARLVEPVAQRVVNSRASART; the protein is encoded by the coding sequence GTGCAACACACGGCGAGCGCGCTGATCGAGCTGGGAGCGGTCTTCTTCGGGCTGGGAATACTCGGACGGCTCGCCTGGCGAATCGGTGTTTCCCCCGTTCCGCTCTACCTGATCGGCGGATTGGCCTTCGGCCAGGGTGGAGTGATCCCGTTGACGGGGATCGAGCCGTTCACCGACCTCGCCTCGGAGATCGGTGTCGTACTGCTCCTGCTGCTGCTCGGCCTGGAGTACTCGGCAGGCGAGCTGGTCACCGGCTTGAGACGCTCCTGGTCGGCCGGTCTGATCGACGTGGCGCTCAACGCGACCCCGGGGGCCCTCGTCGCCGTCATGCTCGGCTGGGGGCCGACAGCGGCCGTCGTGCTCGCCGGGGTCACCTACATCTCCTCCTCCGGGATCATCGCCAAGGTCCTCGGGGACCTAGGTCGACTCGGGAACAGGGAAACCCCGGTGGTGCTGTCGATCCTCGTGTTCGAGGACCTGGCCATGGCCGTTTACCTGCCGATACTGACCGCCCTGCTGGCCGGTGTCGGTCTTGTCGGAGGTCTCGGCACGGTCGGCGTGTCCATCCTGACGGTCAGTCTGGTGCTGGTTCTCGCGCTGCGCTACGGGCGCTACGTGTCGGCACTCGTGGACAGTCAGGACCCCGAGGTTTTCCTGCTGCGCCTGCTGGGAGCGGCGTTGCTCGTGGCTGGAGTCGCCTCCCAGCTGCAGGTCTCGGCAGCGGTGGGAGCCTTCCTGCTCGGCATCGCGATCTCGGGGTCCACGGCGACCAACGCCACCAGAATGCTGACTCCGCTGCGCGATCTCTTCGCCGCGGTGTTCTTCGTGGTGTTCGGGCTGAACACCGATCCCTCGGCCATCCCGCCCGTGCTGCCCTTCGCGCTGCTGCTGGTCGTGCTGACCACGACGACGAAATTCGTCACCGGCTGGCTGGCCGCGCGCAAGCAGGGCATTCGTCGGATGGGCCGTGCCAGGGCCGGAGCGGCTCTCATAGCCCGGGGCGAGTTCTCCATCGTCATCGCCGGCCTCGCGGTGGGTTCCGGAGCGGTTACCGGGCAATTGGCAGCCCTGTCCACCACGTACGTGCTGCTGATGGCGGTCATCGGCCCCGTGGCCGCCCGGCTCGTGGAACCCGTGGCGCAGCGGGTGGTCAACTCGCGCGCGAGTGCCCGGACGTGA